The Syngnathoides biaculeatus isolate LvHL_M chromosome 1, ASM1980259v1, whole genome shotgun sequence region TTATAAACAATTTTAAACAATGACGGTATATCATGTTAAAGTAAATcatgacaacacacacaaagtggcttgtcaaataatacaataatgcgttgataaaatatttaaaattccaAGATGCAAcagtgcaaatgaaaaaaaaaatatctggggACATtcaccagcattttttttcgatTCATCTaaaattatttacaaagaaCATGAAGTCATTTGCTTAAtatgattttttcccccccctcccaaaaagttGTCACACCGTTATTCCAATTTCAGGGCTCCCAGTACGAACTAAAAGATGGCCCCGGTTCCCACCCGGGCTCTTTACCCGTTCACGCTGCTCAAGGTTTCTACCCGTACGGACAGTATCCCTACGGAGACCCGTCCAGAGCCAAAACCGCCACACGAGAGACGACCAGCACCCTGAAGGCCTGGCTCCAGGAGCACCAGAAAAACCCTTACCCGACTAAAGGAGAAAAGATAATGCTTGCTATCATTACGAGGATGACACTCACACAGGTATGggaatttttttctaaattgagaaaatgatctcttagtgacttaaaaaaaaaaagacagggggGGGGAGCAAACCTAAACAAAGCTCCACAAAGTATGTCCATTTGATGCTCCTGAAgatgcacgttttttttctcatgcgagccacattgaaacacaatttTGGGGAATCAATTAAACGAATTGCAAAAATCCAACGTGTTTCCGTGTTCCAGGTGTCCACGTGGTTCGCAAACGCACGCCGGCGTCTAAAGAAGGAGAACAAGGTGACGTGGGGCCGCAGCGCCGAGGACCGTGACGGGCGCATCTTCAGCAGCGACAACGAGGACGAGCAAGGCAAGAACGGcagcgacgacgacgaagacgaGGAGATCGACTTGGAAACGGTCGATATTGAAAGACCGGAGGAGCCGCGCGCCGCAGCGGAGCAGGGCTGCAGGAAGGGGGAGAGGGAGGCGGACGTGCCTGGTCGAGAGGCCTCGACGGAGCCTCGGAGTTCAGAGAGCACCAGGAGTCTTTCAGTGGACGCGTCTATTTCTCTCAATAAAACCCAGCCTGTTGTCAAACTCGTGGATCGCTCCCCCAGCAGACAGGAGTGCCAGAGAGCACCGCAGAGTAAACCCAAAATCTGGTCCCTGGCTGAGACCGCCACGGCACCGGACAGCTCACACAAACCTTCCCACGCCGCACTTGCGCACCACCCGGCTTTGGCTTCCGCCGGACACCCGGCGCTGCTCCCGGGTCATGGGATATATACGTGCCAGATCGGCAAACTGCACAACTGGGCCAACACGGCTTTTCTCAACGCCAACTCGCTCTTGAACATGAGGTCGCTCCTCGGAGGAGCGCAGGCCGGGCACCTGCCCCTGCGCGGCTGCGCGCCCCCCGCGCGTCACGACGCAAGAACTTCGGGGACGGAGGACGACAGTGACGGAGACTCGTCCGGAAGCTTTAGTCCAAAAAGAGACGGTACGATGACTGGACACGAACCCCAAGCATATTGCGCACATCCCCGAATCATCTCAACgcatgtttgttgttttgcagatGAAGACAGTGACCACAGAGCGGATTCACTCAAGTCTCCATTCCAGCTCATCACTGACAGGTAAACGCCACGCATTCTTAACGCCATTATGGCGCTATCGCGCTCAATTTCTCGGCCACATGTCCCCCCCTGCTAAATGAACCTTCAAGCAGAGGTAAACACTGTTCCACCTGACTGGCCACGAAGGCTTGAGCTCCGAGCACATAAATCATGTTGATTGAGAGGCCACTTTAACGCCTCGTCAGGCAGCAGGCTGATGCGTCCTGCTGGGCCTCGGAGCTATCTCCCACCcgggtcattaaaaaaaaaaaaaaaaaattcacgcctCCCTTGAGTCAATGCATGTCAAAGAGACCGCTGATAGCAGGGATGGAGGAGAGGCTGAATGGCTTTGAACAACATTGCGAGTGAATTGTCCCTTTTAATTTGcgggaaataatgtaaatttatTAACAGGACAAAAATAGTAGCATTttggaggggttttttttttaaggtgagaAGGGGGGATATAATTGAACCAAGTTTTATGTAACTGTACATTTACAAATTTGCAGTTGTAATTGttatttccttcttttttcaTCCCAACAGACCTCACCATGGCACAGGAACACAACGAGCTCTCACATCAACATTATGAAAATACTAACCAAGTTATAAAAATAAGAGAACAATTTAACAAAAGACTATTTTTGGCAGGGCGAGCGGTTAGTGTTACCGTTTAGCCAATACATGTGaaagagatgtttttttcttgtcactGATTTGCTTGTACCTCTCATTTATGTGTTCTTTTACTCTCTTACTGTTtcttttagggaaaaaaaatgtaaatacaggaTATGGATTTGTCTTTAAAGAATATATTTTTCGGAAACTAAATAAATGTCAATATAGTCATTTATTATTGAAAACATGGCTTGGTCTAATTtgaaggagtgtgtgtgtgcacgtgagAGGTGGTAATAATTTaccaaaagaaacatttataaAGAAGTAAACAGTTtcgatgaaatgaaaatttctcagtttttttttttttttgctacttatCCAAGATGTGCAATTTAGAATTCTCAAAAGAATACTGTCTATTTTAATGTACTTGACATATTTGCATCATTTTCCCGATGTTTGTTGATCACAGTTGTCAAGTATTTGTTCTCCTCACATTGAGTTTGCCAACAAAGCCATCTGGTGGTGACCCCTCCTTGCAAGAAAAGTCCCGAAAAGCTGTACTCTCGCCATAATTCAAAGGCTTAAGCCAGCGACTTGGAAGTCCCCGCAAACGCTACGGAAATTTGAAATAGAAGATTTCCAGGACCTCGTGGACCCGCGCCTGTGCTTTCAGCTCGGCCCCTTTTTAAGCTTTAATGTTGGATTACGCCCCCTCGGTGGTACCGCTGCATGCTATATCTCTGAAATATGGATCAGAAGGCAGGAAAGGCCAGTGGCCGGTGGGGGAGGAAGCAGCTCGGGGGATGGCGGAGGCCTGGTGGGTTGTGTGTCACTCCAACTCATCTTTGACGTTCAAGGGCCTCGAATAGCGGGGGTGGAGAGAAAGATAGAGAACGGTAGGGGGGTCTTTTAGAGCCGTGGCGCTTGAAAAGCGGTGGCTCCTACTTGGAATCATGCAAGGCTCATGATTGGGGCAACTGCACGTGACTCCCTGCGCCGAGGATCCCATAAAGCCACTCTTATGACGACAGATTGTGTTTGTCGCGTTTCTGAAGTGGCAACTCGCCATTTCCGTGTCTGATGGGTTTCACAGACGAAAAAGAAATTGTGAAAGTATTACATAAtttagtgtatatatatatatatatatacataaggTATACAGACAAGTGGCTGGAATGAGTTAGCTCTGCATGGGCTCTGCCACAGTAATAAAGGTAAGAAGCTTCATCATCCAGGGAAAAGTAGAGTagttgctcctccgcatcgagaggagccagatgaggcggctcgGGGATCTTGTTAGGATGCTGCCTGGACGCCTCCTTGGTGATGTTAAAAGAGGTCCTGAGGATGAGCCAGGAGACGCCGGAGAGACGACAGTACATTTTCACCGAATGGCCAGAGAACCCCTCGGGATCCTCCGGGAAAAGCGGGGCGAAGTGGCTTGGGAGAGGGAACTCCAGGCCTCCCGACTAAGAATGCTGTCCCCGCAACCCAACCCCAAAGAAGCGAAAGAAAATCTCTGAATTATGTAAGGCTGGATTAAGTAAAGACTACAGCAATAAGGACATCTTATGCactgataaaaaaacaaaaacaatgccaAGATCAGTGAAAACTGAATGCAATATCTTTGAATTTCATGGAGGTGTGACACGCTGCTGCCCCCTCACTCTGACACAAGGTGGAGCACAACTGAACTTTTACTGGCAAACTATTCTGTGATCCAAATCCAATTTTACTGATCTCCTTAAAATGAAAGAAGCGTAGCGATCTTCAGATCAATCGATCTTTCGGCTGTTGTACCAAATGATCCAGGAAGAAAGCTGTGCCAAAAAACACGTAAGGTTGGGCTACTTGCTGTTTTTAGTGTGCATCAACTTTGACTCATGCTGGCATGCTACACGGCTGCTGCAGGAAATAATGTCATCGCTTCAAGATCGATCAAAATCGTGTGAATATACTCGTCAGtcgcaaaaaaatgtgatctaTCAAACCGTAATGCCTCAATTAGTCCGAACCTTATTCAAAAATGTGTAGTAGTCATTGTTCCTTTTAAAGTTATCCTATTGATGAGACACTGATTTGTAGTAACAACAACATTATCTCTGTTATTATGATGGTATTTTCATATAATAGTGATTCTCAAAGTTTTGAACTAAGTGCAACCTCCAAATATTACTTTGCGCTTTCTCTCCAAGTACCACTATAAtgactaaaattaaaatatactaACATAGCACATAAAAGTTGTATGAAAATCCCACTTGAATGTTTaacaacaaacacacatgccTTAAAAACCCATGTATAATAACTACTATATTAAAGTACTGTTAttaaacatatactgtatactgtacatgaaaagtaaataaatatactgtacatgagtgAAACATTTATGGTTTAAACGGGCTGCTCGGATAGCTAAACGCTTCATTCTAATATGTTTAATTGTATTTCACATCGAAAATcatgaacattttatttgtattcaacTGAGTGATTTTTACTAATTTTTACTAATGGCATCGATTCCGAACTCTGAAAATTACTGGTCATCTCCACAATGTTTACTTTGTCATGCTATTACataaagatgtgttttttttttttttaactttcctaCAGATGGtttaattttgtcatatttccTACTGTTAATTAAGGCTGGAAATGTTAAACAgcggatttattattattattattattttgtcattttaacttttaaaattgGCTTCTTTATCACAATATGTATTAAACAATATATTACAGCGGTGGATCGTTGGATGGTTCACATAATGCATTTCGGAAAATAATGACCACATACATATACTTTAACAAAcaccaaatattttcacattttaataagCATCTATTAGTCCAAATGAATGCATGCTTCTGTGTAAGCAAACACCAAAACAAGATTTAAATAGTGAATAAAGAGGATGACGTTAATGTTGGTTTAAAAGATCCAATCAGCCCTTGCAGAATGACAAATTGGATCAGAACACGAGTGATAATAAACAGCACACTCTCGCCGTGGAGAGAAacagggagagagaaagagagagagagagagagagagagagagagagagagagagagagaagagagagagagagaatgagagagagaggtgaAGGAGAGACATAGTGTAGTGAGAGCTGTCACTGATGTGAGAACAACATGGAAGGAAGCCAGACACTTGAGGCCGTTTTCACTTCCTCTGCCAAATCTGACAGACTGCCATCGGCACCGCTGAGGAGAATATTAGTCGCTCTCGTccgctcgctctctcttttAGGCGCctccctttttttatttgttttttcccctccttgcGTTTCATACCAGCCAGTTTCGTAGCAGCCAGATCGAGCGGCTGTCCTTCCAAGAACCCAAACAATATGTTATTCTTTCAAACTCGAATATCAGTGAGCGGTTGCATGATGGCTCTGAAAATGACATCAAATGGGCCTTTCATCGTTTACACAGCATGTCAAAAAACAAGTTGCGCTATGAAAGGaggcaaaatacaaaaacaaaaaacaaacaaacaaaacaacaacaaaaaaaaaaaaaagcgaacaGATCCAATATTTGATGAGCGTTTCCTGGCTGGAGCTGCTAGAAACTTCCTCAAGTTCACGCTACATGGCAGTTGTTTGTCGTCCAACCTGCACCGAAACTTTTCAGAACTGGTGCATGCTGGGGAGAACTGCAAGTgagaggggagggggcggggggagaagAGCGGCCACCGAAGCACACTGGGATGCAACCATTCTCTGTGGAGTTTTCGGGGGTCTGTGTGAGCCCCTCAAACTCTCAGTGTGAATAAAGTCTTCATTGGCGCTTTAGTATTCGTACATAGGCTCTTTGGTGAATTCTAATCCCTATTAAAGAGGCAGATTATAGAAGGGATTTGTCTTTGATTCTCCTGTCCCACTGTTCTTTTCTGTCAGCATCTCCCCTCTCGGTCTGTATCTTTCCCTTGTTTCCTTTCTATCTGCGCTGATGGGACGGGCCGAACAATGATGGCCTCCGCGCGTCGGCCGCCTCGCTCTCCCGCCCTCGGGGCAAACTATAGCCACATGTATGAGGGCCCCCGTAGGCCCCTGAATAGATTTGTTATAGGACCCCGGTTGGATAAGAGGCGCCCGGGCCCTGAAGACCAGCCCTCGTGTGATGCTCTATCCCCTTTTTCGAGGCGCTCTGCGTGGGCGTGAGCTCCCCGGTATGCCCCCACCCATTAAGCGCCGCCACCTTCCCTCTCCTCGCCGCTGAGGAGATAATCAGGCTTATGTAAAGACGACGTGCTCTTTTGACAGTCATCAGCTCATCTGTGATCCAATCAAGCCCAAATCCGCCATTGTTCGCCCCTCAAAGTGTCTGAAATCCGCTTGTGCAAGAGAGAGGGGCCGCGTTCTTTATCCTGCCAATCACTCCTGACATTCCTGCCACTGTTGCCATGGCCTGGGGTCGGAGGTCGTGAAAACAGTGAGCGTGAGCTGACTCGGGGAGAATGGCGCCGGGCTAAAAGGAGGGACTCTCGCCGTAGTGGGCTCATTGGTCGGCCGGCCCGGGGGGTAAATGTAGACAAGTTGGGGCTCTATAGCCCCGCTGAGAGGGCCAGGCCCACGGAAAGGCACGGGCAGGGGTGGAGGAGGACTGCAGCGCGAGGAGCCGCGAAGGGGAGTCGTGAAGAGAAAGAGGACCGAGGAGAGAAAACGGGGGTTGGGAAGGGGAGGGACTGCGTTTGATTGCCAAAAAGGTTTTACAGAGGTTGACCTCCAGGGACCGGGAGAAGAAAAGGCCAACACTGTGTCAAAAGCTTCTGGGGAAGACATAAGAAACCTAGCAGTTAATAGAGCGGACATTTCACCGACATCAGTACGCGAGAAAGTACAATTTTCCAGTCGGAAACTGCCCACCCCGAAAAGAATCACGTTTGACGGAGTtgcaatttcaaatgtaaatgctCCTCGCCGACGCAATTGATCCAACGTGTCATCGCGGGATAAGCATTGCACTGGGTTAAATCTGTTGTAATGTCGTCAAAAGAATCATTTCTGGGCCCGGTGTATTCATGTGTATACGTAAGTGAGCAACTGTTTAGCCGAGATGAGATATCATAGGGAATTTGGACCATTCACTGTTCCTCCGTAGGGATTAGTGGAATTAAGCGTTTAGCACAAAAGGCAAAGTATCGCAACTCATGGGTAATTCAACAAAGTCCACAATGCACAAGTTTACAGGCTGATGCGTCTTAGTCTGAGCTTTTTGTTAGCTTGCAGCTGCGAGTACCTTGCAGACAATTCGTCGATGCCTAATATACGGGGGAAAATACACACAGTAAATACTATGAAAGGGAGGGCGTGATAAGTCTTTTTCTGTGTATGTGTAACCATTCAAGACTATAATCTGAGGCAAGAAGCACATGAGGAAAAAGGGAAGGTTTGTGATTTAGTTTTTGGACCGTTGGCGCTTTGCAGCCGGTTGGCAATCGGATACTTCTGGGAGAGTCCAGAATGGGGATGAGGATTCTTGAAGTATttatttactcttttttttttttttttttttttgctgcaaggTACATCGGTGAAACGGGAAAAACAATTTGGGGAAAAGCTTTGTTTTCGGAAATAAAGGATCTGTTCGTAATCGAAATCAAATTTAGCATGTGAGCTCACAAACTTTATTGACGAACATCATTTCGCCGGGGATAAAATGAATGTAGCAATAAAACTGATTGCACCCTCGTGAAGCGAGATATTTGCCCACAGCGCAAGTCCAAGAGAGTTCATCAGGCGCAGGAAGGGAAACGTTTGAGACTAGTCAACCTCCAGACTTAAACCATATCGAGAATGCATTTTACCTGGTGAAAAGAGAAGCTGAAAAATGACAACTGAAAGAGGCTGATTGCAAGGAAAGGATTTGCAACTTCCATTCAATTTAATCTTTTAACATCCATACTATTACTTTAAAGATGACAATATACAATGTTTCTACATTAACtgtataatatattattattagaaataaATGATACACATGTTTAAACCTTGTACAAAGACACCagccaaaaagaaaaccaaatttGAGCAAGTTCTGGTTCAAACTAGATGTCTTCACCCATAGTTATGACAGCATACAAAGGAAGTCTGTCAACCTGTTTTCTGGCTTTTGGTCGCCTGATATTTCGCATAAAGGGGATTTATTTGCTCTAGTGGGCCACGTGAAATAATGTCATCTGCCTGATCTGCCCCCCGAGCCTGAGGTTTGACTCCCATGCAGAATCATACAAAAGGGTAGAAAAAATACGTATGTATACGATTTTGTTTGGTTTCGTATTTTGGTGATGTGCAGAGGGCAACATAAAAAGTCTAGTCTTCGCTCCCGATACGTCAAGGGTGATATAAATCCACGGTGTAATTACACATGAAAGGCACACACCgtcactctctcgctctctccctcACAGACATTCACGTGGACGCACatctgtgtgtgtacgtgtgtgtttcTAAGACAGACAGGGGTTAATATACTCCATTAAGCTCTATTAGCCTAAATGACTTGGGCAGATGAATGAGGACTCACATGActctggatgtgtgtgtgtgtgtgtgtgtgtgtgtgtgtgtgtgtgttttcatgcgCATTCACAGGGGTACAACCTGCCAACTGTTTATCTGCGAGGCACACACTCGTGCGCACAAGACAGAGTGGGGTGGGAAGCGGGGATCTGGTTTCCCACTGTCACAGATGCTTAGCCGCCTCTCCATTACCGAAGTGATTGGAGTGGACACAGAAAACTAGCGGTCTTGTTCCCACCGGGCCAATCTGAGGCAATGATTGCCGCGGTTTTATCTCGCGGGAGAGTGCCAGCTCTACAGAAAGCGGGCGCTTAATCGACTGCGATGATATTCAACCCCGTCGGTCGCCAGGGTTTTAAGGCATTCGGACCGGATTAATACTTGGTGGAGCCGCGTTTGATGGCCAGTGATCAGAATTCCCGCCGGGTACGAAGCTCGTGGGAGATGTGAGGGACGGGAGGTGCGACGCTCACCGGGGTAAAGTGGGAAATGTGACAAGGAAGATGCGCTGTATTAGTCAAGAGATGTCAACACTGGGTGGCCTCGAGCTCTGGGAGGTCCTCTCGGACGTGTAACATGAAATGCGCAACCGCATCGATGCTTTCAGACAAGGGGGCGCACTGTTTAGCGCTTGCCTGCTCACAAAATTAAGTGTGACCTTTTCACCCCCCTGGTCAATAAAGACCGCAAGTTGAGAGCACGCTGCTGCCCGAGGCTACTGCACGCACAAACTGAGATGTTTTGTAGTATCTCTATCTACCACAAGGTGGCGCTTGAGCTCTAAGTACTACTACACTTCCAATGTAGAGAGGCCAGCAACTCTCAGTATGAAGGAGCAACATGCGCCACACGTGCTGCATAATATTAGAAACACCTTATGGTGCAGTACAGTATCAATTAAAATGACCAATGAGTGTATTAAGTGTGAGATGTATTGGGATATCTGCAAATATTTCTGATTCCTTAAGAACACAATAACAATTTAGCTTAGCGGCGCAGTCAGTGTGGGCGCCCCATTACTGACATCTGTTCTTGCATGCGTGTATGTGTAGTCTGCATCTGTTTGTTGTTCaacataaataatacaaaagtaCGTCATTGGaactaataatattaataaaacaaGTGCAAACTctaaaaatagaattttaccAAACTTTGCTAATTAAATTGCAATTGTGGGATGTGAGTTTTTGTGTTCAACCATCAAAGGTacagttttatccatccattcatccatccatccattttcttttacgcttatcctcatgagggtcacagggagtggtggagcctatcccagctgtcaacgggcaggaggcggggtacaccctgaactggtgtccAGCCAAcggcagggcacacagagataaacagctgcactcacaatcacacctaggggcaatttagagggtccaattaatgttccatgtttttgggatgtgggaggaaaccggagtgcccggaggaaacccacacaggcggccggcgggtccaggattgaacccgggacctcagaacagtgaggcccacgctttaccagctgacccaccgggCCCCCGGTACAGttttatttcaaacaaatggaaataaacaTGTTAAATAGTGAGAATGATAACAAAATAATTCCAAAGAAGTCAGAGCTTCATAGATTGTCGGCGGAACATCGGAAAATTCACGCCGGATTTGTATTTGTTAATGGCTGTATTGGTC contains the following coding sequences:
- the irx1b gene encoding iroquois-class homeodomain protein IRX-1b, whose amino-acid sequence is MAFPQLGYPQFLNAAHEVYAGERPASSREGSGESGVSSSATAAAVGSMLGMYGNPWAAPNYSAFLPYSGAPDLALISQMGSQYELKDGPGSHPGSLPVHAAQGFYPYGQYPYGDPSRAKTATRETTSTLKAWLQEHQKNPYPTKGEKIMLAIITRMTLTQVSTWFANARRRLKKENKVTWGRSAEDRDGRIFSSDNEDEQGKNGSDDDEDEEIDLETVDIERPEEPRAAAEQGCRKGEREADVPGREASTEPRSSESTRSLSVDASISLNKTQPVVKLVDRSPSRQECQRAPQSKPKIWSLAETATAPDSSHKPSHAALAHHPALASAGHPALLPGHGIYTCQIGKLHNWANTAFLNANSLLNMRSLLGGAQAGHLPLRGCAPPARHDARTSGTEDDSDGDSSGSFSPKRDDEDSDHRADSLKSPFQLITDRPHHGTGTQRALTSTL